From Alosa sapidissima isolate fAloSap1 chromosome 2, fAloSap1.pri, whole genome shotgun sequence, one genomic window encodes:
- the LOC121695217 gene encoding uncharacterized protein LOC121695217, with protein sequence MSAESKDEESKVVSTGVPLLFSPGDDITLPCHLSALIPALPLEIRWFRNTDCIYLYRNGQVAEGRGYEGRVSVDPQELQRGDVSLRLRGTQETDRGWFLCQVIQGEHQEEARVGFLYPRERGAIQPGERGYNRAARRRITAEERKVMEESVRALKILGEVAGGPSEPIFCDQDPPHSRKRRSFDLPLNFGGESPGPAVSELRLVLLGGSTAGKRAAGNTILGTHTLTHTSTETQHSESRQGEVAGRRMTVVDTPDWFCSGLSEKDMREDVGLCIRLSAPGPHAFLLVIPVEPSEGEERRMLEKMEDIFGEGCWGHTLILFTHAEGLRERSVEELLQTESQDLQQLVEKCGNRCHLLNVKGRPDDTEITQLLIKIEEMVSGNRERFYSSETYQEAERQLREIERRMQKEQEVKERKLMEERERREEHFRNVQESLKRMEGEIQTLSETMQDQGSEAGEGWDEEKRKETDTELHRLAAVRAEMEGKLSRERERVEKEQRHKEERAMREGYEREARAEVDSSLRSILLPELLRISTVKADMEREFSRQMEEKNREMEEKNREMEEKNRQMEEKNREMDRMRQMLDDRKSESEDMRQAIQRLSTSLLKVMGSEEQLRGDGAAHS encoded by the exons ATGTCAGCTGAGTCCAAAGATGAAG AGTCCAAAGTGGTTTCCACTGGTGTACCTCTATTGTTTTCTCCTGGTGATGACATCACACTTCCCTGTCACCTGTCAGCTCTAATCCCTGCTCTCCCCTTGGAGATCAGGTGGTTCAGGAACACAGACTGCATCTACCTGTACAGGAATGGTCAGGTGGCAGAGGGGAGGGGCTATgagggcagagtgagtgtggacCCCCAGGAGCTGCAGAGAGGAGACGTGTCTCTGAGACTGAGGGGCAcacaggagacagacagaggatggTTCCTGTGTCAGGTCATCCAAGGAGAACACCAGGAGGAGGCGAGAGTGGGGTTCTTGTATCCTC GGGAAAGAGGTGCCATACAACCTG GAGAGAGAGGCTACAACAGAGCTG CTCGCAGAAGGATTACAGCAGAAGAGAGGAAGGTGATGGAGGAATCTGTCCGGGCGCTTAAGATAT TGGGAGAAGTAGCTGGAGGGCCCTCTGAGCCCATATTCTGCGATCAAGATCCTCCTCACAGTAGAAAACGGAGGAGTTTTGATCTTCCTCTAAACT TTGGAGGAGAGAGTCCTGGTCCTGCCGTGTCTGAGCTGAGGCTGGTGCTGCTGGGGGGGAGCACTGCTGGGAAGAGGGCAGcaggaaacaccatcctgggcacacacacactcacacacacatccaccgaGACCCAGCACAGTGAGAGCAGACAAGGGGAGGTGGCTGGGAGACGGATGACCGTGGTGGACACTCCAGACTGGTTCTGCAGTGGACTCTCTGAGAAGGACATGAGAGAGGACGTGGGGCTTTGTATCCGTCTGTCTGCCCCAGGACCTCACGCCTTCCTCCTGGTGATTCCAGTGGAGCCGtctgaaggggaggagaggaggatgctggAGAAAATGGAGGATATTTTTGGGGAGGGCTGTTGGGGACACACACTGATCCTCTTCACCCATGCTGaggggctgagagagaggagtgtggagGAGTTGCTCCAAACAGAGAGCCAGGACCTCCAGCAGCTGgtagagaaatgtgggaacaggtGTCACCTTCTCAACGTTAAGGGCAGGCCTGATGACACTGAGATCACACAGTTGCTAATAAAGATAGAAgagatggtgtcaggaaacagagagagattctACAGCAGTGAGACCTACCAGGAGGCAGAGAGACAactcagagagatagagagaaggatgcagaAAGAACAAGAGGTGAAGGAGAGGAAactgatggaggagagagagagaagagaggagcattTCAGAAATGTGCAGGAGTCTCTgaagaggatggagggagagatccAAACGCTGAGTGAGACAATGCAAGATCAAGGCAGTGAGGCAGGGGAGGGATGGGacgaggagaagaggaaagagacaGATACAGAGTTACACAGACTAGCTGCAGTACGagctgaaatggagggaaagttgagcagagagagagaacgagtggAGAAGGAACAGAGACACAAGGAGGAGAGAGCGATGCGAGAGGGTTATGAGAGAGAGGCCAGAGCTGAGGTGGACAGCAGCCTCAGGAGCATCCTGCTCCCTGAGCTCCTCAGAATCAGCACCGTGAAGgctgacatggagagagagttcagcagacagatggaggagaagaacagagagatggaggagaagaacagagagatggaggagaagaacagacagatggaggagaagaacagagagatggacagaatgAGGCAAATGCTTGATGACAGAAAGTCAGAGTCCGAGGACATGAGGCAGGCCATCCAGAGACTCAGCACGTCTCTCCTCAAGGTCATGGGCTCAGAGGAACAGCTCAGAGGAGATGGAGCTGCTCACAGTTAA